In one window of Leptospira sp. WS92.C1 DNA:
- the rplA gene encoding 50S ribosomal protein L1 has protein sequence MQRGKKYRALKEKVDSTKFFNIDQAVELAKSTSYSKFDGTLEISTKVNYKSLQNIRGTISLPHGTGKKVRVLVFCKGDKQNDAKAAGADFVGEMDLIEKVAGGWTDFDACVATPDMMKDVGKLGPILGRKGLMPKPKAGTVTNDVAKAVGELKAGRIEYRPDKGGVVHLGVGKVSFDNTKLVENIRTVVQTLMRDKPSDAKGEYLKTFSVSPTMGIGVKVDVKELVNTSV, from the coding sequence ATGCAGCGCGGAAAAAAATACAGAGCTCTCAAAGAGAAAGTAGATAGCACAAAATTCTTCAATATCGATCAGGCAGTGGAACTTGCAAAGTCCACTTCTTATTCGAAGTTCGACGGAACTCTTGAGATTTCTACAAAAGTAAATTATAAATCTCTTCAGAACATTCGGGGAACCATCTCCCTTCCACACGGAACCGGTAAGAAAGTTCGCGTTCTTGTTTTCTGCAAAGGGGACAAACAAAACGACGCGAAAGCAGCCGGAGCCGATTTTGTAGGAGAAATGGATTTAATCGAGAAAGTAGCGGGCGGTTGGACTGATTTCGACGCTTGTGTGGCTACTCCCGATATGATGAAAGACGTCGGTAAACTCGGTCCGATTCTTGGAAGAAAGGGACTGATGCCAAAACCAAAAGCGGGAACTGTGACCAACGACGTTGCGAAAGCGGTTGGCGAATTGAAAGCAGGTCGTATCGAGTATCGTCCCGATAAAGGCGGTGTGGTTCACCTCGGAGTGGGAAAGGTCTCTTTTGACAATACGAAGTTAGTCGAAAACATTCGCACCGTGGTTCAAACTCTGATGCGGGATAAACCTTCCGATGCAAAGGGTGAATATTTAAAAACTTTCTCCGTTTCTCCGACTATGGGAATTGGTGTGAAAGTAGACGTGAAAGAACTGGTCAATACTTCCGTCTGA
- the rplJ gene encoding 50S ribosomal protein L10, with protein sequence MANQEKVEAVANLKGRLEAKNNFILACYAGLTVEEITGLRAQLRKEGSEMKVLKNNLFLRALKESESHKDKNISFGPEYQGPLAAIFAGENLPAVAKVCKDFAKVNKNLIVRAGYMDGSVLDATGVEAIAGLPNREQLLAMIAGGINAPARTIASGLNQIIASLARAINAAAEKNNA encoded by the coding sequence ATGGCGAATCAGGAAAAAGTAGAAGCAGTTGCAAATCTCAAAGGCAGACTAGAAGCGAAGAATAACTTCATTCTTGCGTGTTATGCCGGCTTGACCGTGGAAGAAATCACAGGTCTTCGCGCTCAATTGAGAAAAGAAGGTTCCGAGATGAAGGTTCTCAAGAACAATCTTTTCTTAAGAGCTCTGAAAGAATCGGAAAGTCACAAAGACAAAAATATTTCTTTTGGGCCAGAATATCAAGGGCCATTGGCTGCAATCTTCGCGGGTGAGAATCTTCCTGCCGTTGCAAAAGTTTGCAAAGACTTCGCAAAGGTAAATAAAAATCTTATCGTAAGAGCGGGATATATGGACGGGTCCGTATTGGATGCAACCGGAGTGGAGGCAATCGCAGGACTTCCAAATCGCGAACAGCTTCTCGCTATGATTGCAGGCGGAATCAACGCACCTGCGAGAACGATCGCATCCGGTCTCAACCAGATCATTGCGTCTCTTGCAAGAGCGATCAACGCGGCCGCGGAAAAGAACAACGCATAA
- the nusG gene encoding transcription termination/antitermination protein NusG: MGTKKWYALQTYSGHENKVQKNIEKLVQQKKLEEKIFQVKIPTMDVAEMKNGKKKVTKRKLMPGYVLIEMDMDDDTRFLIQSLPSVSTFVGSKDGGPEPLSLEEVKNLFSESGDVTNEEPVAPKILFKVGDSLKIIDGPFANFTGLVDEIFPDKGRLRVKVEIFGRSTPVELDYLQVKTEN; this comes from the coding sequence ATGGGAACAAAAAAATGGTACGCCCTTCAGACCTATTCAGGACATGAGAATAAGGTTCAGAAGAATATAGAAAAGCTCGTTCAGCAGAAGAAGCTGGAGGAGAAGATTTTCCAGGTTAAGATACCGACCATGGATGTTGCCGAAATGAAAAACGGCAAAAAGAAAGTAACCAAACGCAAGCTGATGCCCGGTTACGTTCTCATCGAGATGGATATGGATGACGACACTCGTTTCTTGATCCAATCTCTTCCTTCTGTCTCGACTTTTGTAGGATCCAAAGACGGAGGCCCTGAGCCTCTTTCTCTGGAAGAGGTGAAAAACCTTTTTTCCGAGTCCGGTGACGTCACAAATGAAGAACCGGTTGCTCCAAAGATTCTCTTTAAAGTTGGGGATTCTTTGAAAATTATCGACGGGCCTTTCGCGAATTTTACGGGACTCGTTGACGAAATCTTTCCTGATAAAGGAAGGCTTCGTGTAAAAGTAGAAATCTTCGGGAGATCAACTCCTGTGGAACTGGATTATCTTCAGGTTAAGACTGAAAATTAA
- the rplL gene encoding 50S ribosomal protein L7/L12 yields MSTEALLEQIGKLTLVEAADLVKKMEDKFGISAAAPVAVAAAAPAAGGAAAEEASTFNVILKGFGDKKIEVIKLVREITGLGLKEAKDLVEAGGKSVKEGVSKAEADDLKKKLEGVGAQIELKAS; encoded by the coding sequence ATGTCTACAGAAGCGCTATTAGAGCAAATCGGAAAACTAACCTTAGTTGAGGCTGCAGACCTCGTTAAAAAAATGGAAGATAAATTCGGCATTTCTGCTGCAGCCCCGGTTGCAGTAGCCGCTGCTGCACCTGCGGCAGGCGGAGCCGCTGCTGAAGAAGCTTCTACTTTTAACGTCATTCTGAAAGGTTTTGGCGATAAGAAGATCGAAGTGATCAAACTCGTAAGAGAGATCACCGGATTGGGATTGAAAGAGGCGAAAGACCTCGTTGAAGCTGGCGGAAAGTCTGTTAAAGAAGGCGTTTCTAAAGCAGAAGCTGATGACCTCAAAAAGAAACTCGAGGGTGTTGGCGCACAGATTGAACTCAAAGCGAGCTAA
- the rplK gene encoding 50S ribosomal protein L11 produces the protein MAAKKVVKQIKLQVEAGKANPAPPVGPALGQAGLNIMEFCKQFNERSKAQIGLKLPVVITVFSDRSFTFITKSPPAALLVKKAIGLETGSPTPHTLKVGKISRKQLEEIAKTKMEDLNANDMDAAVNIIAGTCRSMGVTVE, from the coding sequence ATGGCAGCAAAAAAAGTAGTAAAGCAGATTAAACTTCAGGTAGAAGCGGGAAAAGCAAACCCGGCACCTCCCGTTGGTCCAGCCCTTGGTCAGGCAGGTCTCAACATTATGGAATTCTGCAAGCAATTCAATGAGAGATCAAAAGCTCAAATCGGACTGAAACTTCCGGTAGTAATCACGGTTTTTTCGGATCGTAGTTTTACATTCATCACCAAGTCTCCCCCGGCTGCTCTTCTTGTTAAGAAAGCGATCGGATTGGAAACCGGTTCTCCGACTCCTCACACTCTTAAAGTCGGCAAGATTTCTCGCAAACAACTCGAAGAGATCGCCAAAACAAAAATGGAAGATCTCAACGCCAACGACATGGACGCAGCGGTAAACATTATCGCCGGAACCTGTCGTTCTATGGGCGTTACTGTAGAATAA
- the secE gene encoding preprotein translocase subunit SecE — MKVTTFIQECKAELEKVQWPTREEVVYSTVVVLVTVFFFSIFLFFADSAFVRLLTWFWELGS, encoded by the coding sequence GTGAAAGTAACTACTTTTATACAGGAATGTAAGGCAGAGTTGGAAAAGGTCCAGTGGCCTACCCGCGAGGAAGTCGTCTACTCGACCGTAGTGGTTTTGGTGACCGTCTTCTTTTTTTCTATTTTCCTGTTTTTTGCAGATTCAGCATTTGTAAGGCTTCTTACCTGGTTCTGGGAACTGGGTAGTTAA
- a CDS encoding DMT family transporter, with protein MGMFWGLIGIFIFSLTLPATKLTVGHFDPLFVGMGRAVVAGLLSIFALKITKTPLLPIVILPRLLLVSLGVVIGFPVFSAYALQSIPSSHGGVITGILPLATAIAGTILAKESQTILFWIASLFGSMVVVFYSVWNQDLSFKFGDLFLFLAVISAAIGYAEGGRLSKQHGGWKVISWSLIVSLPFVIIVSAIAFQADDWNAPASAWCGFLYTGIFSMFLGFFAWYKGLAMSGIGKVGQIQLIQPFLTFLFSSLLLSETIDSSMILIGLLVALSIFLGRIRLKKKTVAIETQKEV; from the coding sequence ATGGGAATGTTTTGGGGATTGATCGGAATTTTTATTTTCAGCCTAACCCTACCGGCGACCAAGTTGACAGTGGGACACTTTGATCCGCTTTTTGTAGGAATGGGCAGAGCCGTCGTCGCAGGACTGCTTTCCATCTTCGCGTTGAAAATCACAAAAACTCCTCTGCTTCCAATCGTAATTCTTCCACGATTGCTTCTCGTTTCTTTAGGTGTTGTGATCGGCTTTCCGGTTTTTTCGGCGTATGCTCTACAGTCCATTCCCTCTTCTCATGGAGGAGTGATCACGGGAATTTTACCTCTCGCAACCGCGATCGCGGGCACCATCCTTGCAAAAGAATCTCAAACGATTTTATTTTGGATTGCGAGTTTGTTCGGATCCATGGTTGTGGTTTTTTATTCTGTTTGGAATCAGGATCTATCGTTCAAGTTTGGAGATTTGTTTTTATTTTTAGCGGTAATCTCCGCAGCCATCGGATACGCCGAGGGAGGAAGATTGTCAAAACAACACGGCGGATGGAAAGTCATCTCCTGGTCCTTGATCGTCTCTCTGCCCTTTGTAATCATCGTATCCGCGATTGCGTTTCAAGCCGATGACTGGAACGCTCCGGCGTCCGCTTGGTGTGGTTTTTTATACACGGGAATTTTCAGCATGTTTCTGGGATTTTTTGCCTGGTACAAAGGACTCGCGATGAGCGGAATCGGAAAGGTGGGTCAGATCCAATTGATCCAACCCTTTTTAACGTTTCTTTTTTCTTCCTTGCTTTTATCCGAAACGATCGATTCCTCGATGATTCTGATCGGACTTCTGGTCGCTCTTTCCATTTTTTTGGGAAGAATCCGATTAAAAAAGAAAACAGTCGCGATAGAAACACAGAAGGAAGTCTAA